Proteins from a genomic interval of Clostridium sp. 'deep sea':
- a CDS encoding DUF4238 domain-containing protein, protein MKCHIVPQVYLKKWEIVGEPNHIYAFNSDSLKDVGQKKEIEDICFLPDEYIFSPYNVVESNKFSDEYNKIFGFLIDDYICTYNGKEIEDTYQYALLFNKIFDWKIVKSSQAVSNLEIKNRILANWDKCFSMIFEIYINTSIENKWNGFLISINNYVTKKKGAISKTKSKYLMEVVATQILRIRSNYKDLQEFNKLDDKIRIVKEVLGVNELVNMDEYYSKDDIVKQLWFYTLYDYSKKRNNFITRYYKYLLNRTICILYSKVNCFITSDNPCFFNSNNDSRDFASGIFYPITPKICLFLAGNQSTKKIVKIHITDKISKFINHLIVCNSDNIVLVYEDKIVDKIIESSSINYKDIKEEWDRLFFEKGLVINRSNS, encoded by the coding sequence ATGAAATGTCATATTGTGCCACAGGTATATTTGAAAAAATGGGAAATCGTAGGAGAACCAAACCATATTTATGCTTTTAATTCAGATAGTTTAAAAGATGTAGGTCAAAAAAAGGAAATAGAAGACATATGTTTTTTACCAGATGAATATATTTTTTCTCCCTATAATGTAGTGGAGTCTAATAAGTTTAGTGATGAGTATAATAAAATATTTGGATTTCTTATAGATGATTATATTTGTACATATAACGGTAAAGAGATTGAAGACACATATCAGTATGCTTTATTATTTAATAAAATATTTGACTGGAAAATAGTTAAGTCTTCGCAAGCTGTTTCAAACTTAGAAATCAAAAATAGAATCTTAGCTAATTGGGATAAATGCTTTAGTATGATATTTGAGATCTATATAAATACGAGCATCGAAAATAAATGGAATGGATTTCTTATATCTATTAATAATTATGTTACAAAAAAGAAAGGTGCTATAAGCAAAACGAAAAGCAAGTATCTAATGGAAGTAGTAGCAACACAAATACTTAGGATAAGATCAAATTATAAAGACTTGCAAGAGTTTAATAAATTAGACGATAAAATTAGAATTGTTAAAGAAGTTTTAGGGGTTAATGAGTTAGTTAATATGGATGAATACTATTCAAAAGACGATATTGTTAAACAGCTATGGTTCTATACTTTATACGATTATTCAAAAAAAAGGAATAATTTTATAACACGATACTATAAGTACTTACTAAACAGAACAATTTGTATTTTATACTCTAAAGTTAATTGCTTTATTACTAGTGACAATCCTTGCTTTTTTAATAGTAATAACGATAGTAGGGATTTTGCAAGCGGTATTTTTTATCCTATTACACCCAAAATATGTTTATTCCTAGCTGGAAATCAATCAACAAAAAAAATTGTTAAAATACACATTACTGATAAAATCTCTAAGTTTATAAATCACTTGATAGTTTGTAACTCAGATAATATTGTTTTAGTTTATGAAGATAAAATTGTAGATAAAATTATTGAATCTAGTTCAATAAATTATAAAGATATTAAAGAAGAATGGGATAGATTATTTTTCGAAAAGGGTCTTGTAATTAACCGTTCTAATTCTTAA
- a CDS encoding kelch repeat-containing protein, translating to MRKRVLKGITVVSLMVLVVLSNLFVGVAEETYTWEKKAGLSYGRYRHCLVATEDSIYIIGGSPQVTTTVLQFKKYNPVSNTWETKASTDKRSLFGAAYYDGKIYIFGGGMSASGSSYVANSAEAYDIANNTWSSLPSMPRKRVNNRAVVVNDKIYVLGGEDARGTADEVLSEVDVFDPNTNIWETVTNLPNNRNHGLFEVIGSKIYAFGGLSDGSHKSIVDVYDTETKTWSTVANMLNTKPYGYHQSAVINGKIYSISTKPDISTEVYDPNTNEWNLVNNFYETDRNYAASTVFNNKIYISGGSYSHNYYSYGDLVEITIHKDTVQSPTNLTATPANSQVTLNWNAVDGAESYNVKRSTTQGGPYTAIADNVTSTSYIDTNVNNGTTYYYVVTAVNADGESENSNEASATPFAPIVNRALLNITMQNSLIKEYDMSMTEVESFISWYNRSSGSKLYTINKYNNIGPFLNRKDYLVKDKILCFEVMEYDNNN from the coding sequence ATGAGAAAAAGAGTATTAAAAGGGATTACTGTTGTTAGTTTAATGGTACTAGTTGTATTAAGTAATCTGTTTGTTGGAGTAGCTGAGGAGACTTATACTTGGGAAAAGAAGGCTGGTTTGAGTTATGGTAGATATCGTCATTGTTTAGTCGCTACCGAAGATAGTATTTATATTATTGGTGGTTCACCTCAAGTAACAACGACAGTACTACAGTTCAAAAAATATAATCCAGTTTCAAACACATGGGAAACTAAAGCAAGTACAGATAAAAGATCTTTATTCGGTGCTGCTTATTATGATGGGAAAATATATATTTTCGGTGGAGGAATGTCAGCATCAGGAAGTAGTTATGTTGCAAATTCTGCTGAAGCATACGATATTGCTAATAATACATGGTCTTCTTTGCCTTCAATGCCTCGTAAAAGAGTTAATAATAGAGCTGTAGTTGTAAATGATAAGATCTATGTATTAGGTGGTGAAGATGCAAGGGGTACTGCAGATGAAGTTTTAAGCGAAGTTGATGTATTCGATCCTAATACTAATATTTGGGAGACAGTAACCAACTTACCTAATAATAGAAATCATGGTTTATTTGAAGTTATAGGCAGTAAGATATATGCTTTTGGTGGATTAAGTGATGGTAGTCACAAAAGCATTGTAGATGTCTACGACACTGAAACAAAAACATGGTCGACTGTAGCAAATATGTTAAACACTAAGCCGTATGGATACCATCAGTCAGCAGTAATAAATGGAAAAATATATTCTATATCTACTAAGCCAGATATTAGTACAGAAGTATATGACCCTAATACAAATGAGTGGAATTTAGTTAATAATTTTTATGAAACTGATAGAAATTATGCAGCAAGTACAGTCTTTAATAATAAAATATACATTAGTGGAGGTTCATACTCCCACAACTATTATAGTTATGGTGATTTAGTTGAAATAACTATACATAAGGATACAGTTCAATCACCAACCAACCTAACAGCAACCCCAGCTAACTCACAAGTAACCCTAAACTGGAACGCTGTAGATGGAGCTGAATCATATAACGTTAAAAGGTCAACAACACAAGGTGGACCATATACAGCTATAGCTGATAATGTAACATCAACTTCTTACATAGATACTAATGTAAATAACGGAACTACATACTATTATGTTGTTACTGCTGTAAATGCAGATGGTGAAAGTGAGAACTCTAATGAGGCATCTGCTACACCTTTTGCACCTATAGTTAACAGAGCATTATTAAATATCACAATGCAGAATAGTTTAATAAAAGAATATGATATGTCCATGACTGAGGTCGAGAGCTTTATTAGTTGGTACAATAGGAGTAGTGGAAGTAAGCTTTACACTATTAACAAATACAATAATATTGGCCCATTTTTAAACCGTAAAGACTATTTAGTTAAAGACAAGATTTTATGCTTTGAAGTAATGGAGTATGATAATAATAATTAA
- a CDS encoding helix-turn-helix transcriptional regulator, with product MSKRGDLMFCGKRLKHLRLTNNMKQTQLADKLQISKGCISRYELGIRNPNLHTLLKMSVVFNVSTDYLLGRDLFVESILK from the coding sequence ATGAGTAAAAGGGGTGATTTAATGTTTTGTGGTAAAAGACTTAAACATCTTAGACTAACCAATAATATGAAGCAAACACAATTAGCTGATAAGTTACAAATATCAAAAGGTTGTATCTCAAGATATGAGCTAGGTATAAGAAATCCTAATTTACATACCTTACTTAAGATGTCAGTTGTTTTTAATGTATCTACTGATTATTTACTTGGCAGAGATTTGTTTGTAGAATCAATACTAAAATAA
- a CDS encoding accessory gene regulator B family protein, translated as MKLRENLCKWVIAQIKTQNTDLSETRVAELEYGFHCFYTFITKISFIIILSIILKMTPEILTVIITFLFVRSFAGGIHAESSLACLVTTTAIYFGVSFAAIHIHIPFMILISMAVFAIVLIAIFAPADVANKPIRGIKHKRKLKTLSVIFAIVFTTIAFFMRPVLQNAILLSIFVESIMVTPLAYKLTNTLGGEHYEEIV; from the coding sequence ATGAAGTTGAGAGAAAACCTTTGTAAGTGGGTTATAGCACAAATTAAAACACAAAATACCGATTTAAGTGAAACTAGGGTAGCTGAATTAGAGTATGGTTTTCATTGTTTTTATACTTTTATAACCAAAATCTCTTTCATCATTATACTCTCGATTATACTTAAAATGACTCCAGAGATACTTACGGTTATTATTACCTTTTTGTTTGTAAGATCTTTTGCTGGAGGCATACACGCAGAATCGTCTTTAGCCTGTTTGGTAACTACTACAGCTATATATTTTGGAGTATCTTTTGCTGCTATACATATCCACATACCATTTATGATACTTATCAGTATGGCTGTATTTGCAATAGTTTTAATCGCTATTTTTGCACCAGCCGATGTTGCAAATAAGCCAATTCGGGGAATAAAACATAAGCGTAAGTTAAAAACACTATCTGTTATATTTGCAATTGTGTTTACTACAATAGCATTTTTTATGAGACCTGTTTTACAGAATGCAATTTTACTATCTATTTTTGTAGAAAGCATAATGGTTACCCCTTTGGCTTATAAGCTAACTAATACCTTAGGAGGAGAACATTATGAAGAAATTGTTTAA
- a CDS encoding GHKL domain-containing protein, which yields MAVRVIEALFSCILAILYFKIINVITGIVIKKSTYWYSVFLLWLISIVITISTNQFTLLRIPLIFISYLIVSNIIFYKALFSILFFCTLVQFIPSILVDNIIYYIVTGLNLSVNKTNVIIFKLLSNLSLVGIIYLALRIARYLINKYGGVKRAENLTSWNKYLFITYILLASNIYMISMYQIDKAQIEKYIWLIPLTFLIVVSFSAYSQYLVKAKEYKNSQLHYYLNTMSKLSNDIKQFKHDFNNVLISLYGLAEKEEWQDLKERLQELQGSKITQYSSEIEAMVNIREPSLISLLAAKMFYANNHKISFFIEAPHIINKMPIKGTDFIRIVGILLDNAIEAAKQCSEPEVGAIFLSYNDYFELIITNSISNNNLEVAAIDKDGYSTKGIGRGTGLSSLASMLENYMPVEWNTVVKNNKFMQCIGFKRK from the coding sequence ATGGCAGTCAGAGTTATAGAAGCATTATTTTCTTGTATACTAGCAATTTTATATTTTAAAATTATAAATGTTATAACAGGGATTGTGATTAAAAAATCTACATATTGGTACTCAGTTTTTCTTCTATGGTTAATTAGTATTGTTATTACTATATCTACTAATCAATTTACTTTATTGAGAATACCATTAATATTTATATCATATTTAATTGTTAGTAATATTATTTTTTATAAAGCGCTATTTTCTATACTGTTTTTTTGTACTCTTGTGCAGTTTATTCCAAGTATTCTAGTAGACAATATCATTTACTATATTGTAACAGGTCTTAACTTATCAGTTAATAAAACAAATGTTATCATATTTAAATTATTATCAAACCTAAGTTTAGTTGGGATAATTTATTTAGCTCTAAGAATAGCACGGTATTTAATTAATAAATATGGTGGAGTTAAGAGAGCAGAAAACTTAACATCGTGGAACAAATATCTTTTTATTACTTATATATTATTAGCTTCAAACATTTATATGATTTCAATGTATCAAATAGATAAAGCTCAAATAGAAAAGTATATATGGTTAATACCATTAACTTTTTTAATAGTTGTTTCATTTTCTGCATATTCTCAGTACTTGGTGAAGGCAAAAGAATACAAAAATAGCCAGTTGCATTATTATTTAAATACAATGTCGAAACTCTCAAATGACATAAAACAGTTTAAACACGATTTTAATAATGTATTAATAAGTTTATATGGCTTAGCCGAAAAAGAAGAGTGGCAGGATTTAAAAGAAAGATTACAAGAACTTCAAGGATCTAAAATTACCCAGTATTCAAGTGAGATTGAGGCAATGGTCAATATTCGTGAGCCAAGCTTAATTAGTTTATTGGCAGCAAAAATGTTTTATGCTAATAACCATAAAATTAGCTTTTTTATTGAGGCTCCACATATTATTAATAAAATGCCTATTAAGGGCACAGATTTTATAAGGATTGTAGGTATATTATTAGATAATGCTATAGAAGCTGCTAAGCAATGTAGCGAGCCAGAGGTTGGGGCAATATTTTTATCATATAATGATTATTTTGAGTTAATAATCACCAATAGCATTAGCAATAATAACCTAGAGGTAGCGGCTATTGATAAAGATGGATATTCAACAAAAGGAATAGGTAGGGGAACTGGGTTAAGTAGTTTGGCTTCAATGTTAGAGAATTACATGCCAGTAGAGTGGAATACAGTAGTTAAAAATAATAAATTTATGCAGTGTATTGGCTTTAAAAGAAAGTAA
- a CDS encoding LytTR family DNA-binding domain-containing protein, protein MINICRNLYAVVIELVSLHEYPAKVVLATSETTEIKAFLASDIIHRKKGEATVYLLDIDLNQQDTGLDLAHKIRTDDPNAYIIFVTIMQKHMRDAFKYKAFDFVIKSHTESMKEDLHTVFQRLVHDYQQWNEDGHRPKRLKFTSLSRNISIAVSEFIGIKKDGKTYSTYTTQGVFRYFKTLKTVMEQLENYPNIVRCHESAIVNLDHVLNIDRDKKIIYCRNGSEFPVARRRMNEVLKRWQSEL, encoded by the coding sequence TTGATAAACATTTGTCGAAATTTGTACGCAGTGGTTATAGAGTTGGTATCTCTTCATGAATATCCAGCCAAGGTGGTATTAGCTACCTCCGAAACAACCGAAATAAAAGCATTTTTAGCAAGCGATATAATACACCGTAAAAAAGGTGAGGCAACAGTATATTTACTAGATATAGATTTAAATCAACAAGACACAGGGCTTGATTTAGCCCATAAAATTAGAACAGATGACCCCAATGCTTACATAATATTTGTAACTATAATGCAAAAGCATATGAGAGACGCCTTTAAGTATAAGGCCTTTGATTTTGTCATTAAATCACATACCGAGAGCATGAAAGAAGATTTACACACAGTATTTCAGCGTTTAGTTCATGACTACCAACAATGGAATGAAGATGGACATAGACCTAAAAGACTTAAATTTACGAGTTTAAGTCGCAACATTTCCATAGCAGTGAGTGAATTTATTGGTATAAAAAAAGATGGCAAAACGTATTCCACCTATACTACACAGGGTGTGTTTCGTTATTTTAAAACACTAAAAACCGTAATGGAGCAACTAGAGAATTACCCTAACATCGTAAGATGTCACGAAAGTGCTATAGTCAACCTCGACCATGTTTTAAATATAGATAGAGATAAAAAAATAATATATTGCAGAAATGGATCAGAGTTTCCCGTAGCTAGGAGAAGAATGAATGAGGTGTTGAAGCGATGGCAGTCAGAGTTATAG
- a CDS encoding RNA methyltransferase: protein MQGDWSQYTDEQRYQAILNKYENKAHLAGKTHDSIKFVRALRKNKKQSSPNYYHVILEGLSVLEAALRYQIELTNLFICPTDIYSSYARNTLEQAANKALNSFIVTKKVFQLISAKDNSNGLLAIAKIPKNQLTDILKNKPQIVVVLDGLETPGNIGSIIRTADAINAQAIIITNRKAKLYHPMMVRSSRGACFKYPIIDTTVEQASEFLLSHNYELVLADTDATEYHYEHQYSQRVALIMGSERFGIANDWYKPQHSKIAIPMYGDCDSLNVSVATSILLYEIRLKLNKLK from the coding sequence ATGCAAGGTGATTGGTCTCAATACACTGACGAGCAACGTTATCAAGCAATATTAAATAAATACGAAAATAAAGCTCACTTAGCAGGAAAAACTCATGATTCTATAAAATTTGTAAGGGCTTTACGTAAAAACAAAAAACAAAGTTCACCAAATTACTACCATGTAATACTAGAGGGCTTAAGTGTTTTAGAGGCAGCTCTGCGTTACCAAATAGAGCTTACAAACTTGTTTATTTGCCCTACTGATATATATTCTTCTTATGCCCGTAACACCCTAGAGCAGGCAGCAAATAAAGCTTTGAACTCATTTATTGTAACCAAAAAAGTATTTCAATTAATTAGTGCCAAAGATAACTCTAATGGTTTATTGGCAATTGCCAAAATACCTAAAAACCAGTTAACAGATATCCTAAAAAATAAACCTCAAATAGTAGTAGTGCTTGATGGTTTAGAAACCCCAGGTAACATTGGCTCTATTATAAGAACAGCTGACGCCATAAATGCGCAGGCTATTATAATTACAAATCGCAAAGCAAAACTGTATCACCCTATGATGGTTCGTAGTAGTAGAGGGGCTTGCTTTAAATACCCCATAATCGACACAACTGTCGAGCAGGCTAGCGAGTTTTTATTAAGCCATAATTATGAGCTAGTATTAGCAGATACTGATGCTACTGAGTATCACTATGAGCATCAATATAGCCAGCGTGTAGCGCTTATTATGGGTAGTGAAAGGTTTGGCATAGCTAATGATTGGTACAAGCCTCAGCACAGTAAAATTGCTATTCCTATGTATGGAGATTGTGATTCACTTAACGTAAGTGTGGCTACCTCAATACTTCTATATGAAATCCGTTTAAAGCTGAATAAATTAAAGTAA
- a CDS encoding DUF134 domain-containing protein encodes MPRPTKPRRIGYIPENKEFFPKNIQEDNSYIELSLEEVEALRLADYEGLDQIECADFMRVSRGTLQRIIKEARGKVAEAICFGLPIKISGGNYTHEPQRKRCNHCHDNWQESNRNNCPSCGSEDINSDLPRRRQRRQGRRFKNREER; translated from the coding sequence ATGCCACGACCAACTAAGCCAAGGCGTATTGGATATATTCCTGAAAATAAGGAGTTTTTTCCTAAAAATATACAAGAAGATAATAGTTATATAGAGCTTTCATTAGAAGAAGTTGAGGCTCTAAGGCTTGCAGACTATGAAGGGTTAGATCAAATAGAGTGTGCTGACTTTATGCGGGTTTCACGTGGTACGTTACAGCGTATTATTAAAGAAGCACGAGGAAAAGTGGCAGAGGCAATTTGTTTTGGCTTACCAATTAAAATTAGTGGTGGCAACTACACCCATGAACCCCAACGCAAAAGGTGTAATCATTGTCATGATAATTGGCAAGAAAGCAATAGAAACAACTGCCCCAGCTGTGGAAGTGAAGATATTAACTCGGATTTACCACGTAGAAGACAGAGAAGACAAGGCAGAAGGTTTAAAAATAGAGAGGAACGCTAA
- a CDS encoding NAD(P)/FAD-dependent oxidoreductase encodes MKEYDVIIVGAGPAGMFAALELIRKDPSKKIIMLEKGNDINKRVCPVAEYDKTCANCKNCSITSGFGGAGAFSDGKLTLTTRFGGMLGEYIGDKELSQLIEYVDQIYLEFGATDEVFGDENDPRIENIKRQAAAAELLLVPARIRHLGTEECYKIIQKIRVWLGKHIEIITNCEVKHILVEDNNFRGVETTDGTVYSSNNGIIVPGRDGADWFAGEAKRLGLKSIVNPVDIGVRVEVPAEVFSHITDIVYESKFIFYSRQFDDRIRTFCMNPYGAVVVENNDGLMIVNGHSYQEKRTANTNFALLVSKTFTEPFKEPLTYGKYVAKLANMLGGGVIVQRLGDLQDGRRSTKARIKRGLVQPTLSDATPGDLSLVLPHRHVVSLLEMLEALDKVAPGVNSRHTLLYGVEVKFYSNRIQLDSELRTQIKGMWAAGDGAGITRGLAQASAAGIVAARSVLK; translated from the coding sequence ATGAAAGAATACGATGTAATAATAGTTGGAGCAGGTCCTGCTGGTATGTTTGCTGCCCTAGAACTAATTCGTAAAGACCCTAGTAAAAAAATAATCATGCTCGAAAAAGGCAACGATATAAATAAACGTGTTTGCCCTGTAGCAGAATACGATAAAACATGTGCAAATTGTAAAAACTGCTCTATCACGTCTGGTTTTGGCGGAGCAGGAGCTTTTAGTGATGGTAAACTCACTTTAACTACTCGCTTTGGTGGTATGTTAGGAGAATATATTGGCGATAAAGAGCTTTCACAGCTAATAGAGTATGTTGACCAAATATACCTAGAGTTTGGTGCAACAGATGAGGTTTTTGGTGATGAAAATGATCCTCGAATCGAAAACATAAAAAGACAAGCCGCCGCCGCAGAGCTTTTGCTAGTACCAGCCCGTATAAGACACCTTGGTACAGAAGAGTGTTATAAAATAATACAAAAAATAAGAGTATGGTTGGGCAAACATATAGAGATAATTACCAACTGCGAGGTTAAACATATACTCGTTGAAGATAATAATTTTAGGGGCGTAGAAACAACCGATGGTACAGTTTACAGCTCTAATAACGGAATTATAGTTCCTGGCCGTGATGGTGCTGATTGGTTTGCGGGTGAGGCTAAAAGACTAGGCTTAAAGAGCATCGTAAACCCTGTAGATATTGGTGTAAGAGTAGAGGTGCCTGCCGAGGTGTTTAGCCATATTACAGATATAGTTTATGAATCTAAGTTTATATTTTACAGCCGCCAGTTTGATGATCGCATAAGAACATTTTGCATGAATCCTTACGGAGCAGTGGTTGTAGAGAACAATGACGGGCTTATGATAGTAAATGGTCATAGCTATCAAGAAAAACGCACTGCAAACACAAATTTCGCCCTTTTAGTAAGCAAAACTTTTACAGAGCCATTTAAAGAACCTTTAACCTATGGTAAATACGTGGCTAAGTTAGCAAATATGCTAGGCGGTGGCGTAATAGTACAAAGACTAGGTGACTTACAAGATGGCAGAAGAAGTACCAAGGCCCGTATAAAGCGGGGTTTAGTTCAGCCAACCCTAAGCGATGCCACCCCAGGTGACTTAAGCCTAGTATTGCCACATCGCCATGTAGTAAGTTTACTAGAGATGTTAGAGGCTTTAGATAAGGTTGCTCCAGGTGTAAACTCAAGGCATACCCTACTCTATGGTGTAGAGGTTAAATTCTACTCTAATAGAATACAGCTCGATAGCGAACTAAGAACTCAAATTAAAGGCATGTGGGCAGCGGGTGATGGCGCAGGCATAACCAGAGGTCTTGCTCAAGCCTCAGCGGCTGGTATAGTAGCAGCGAGATCAGTGTTAAAGTAA
- the dnaB gene encoding replicative DNA helicase has product MAEPVQRIPPQNSEAEQSVLAAMLVDKESLLTGIEKLLPEYFYKDNHRLIFKAMIELEENNQAVDIITLIEQLRKKKQLDDAGGIIYLTEMSSLAPLVGNVTEYCRIVHEKAMLRHLITIARELADESFSNNEFDDILDNAEKKLFEISQQRDTRSYQEIKDVIKETFASIEESFRNKGKMTGLRTGFTDFDDMTNGLQKAALIIIAARPSMGKSALMLNMAQNIALREKTGVMIFSLEMPNNQLVHRMLCSEAKINSMRVQKGFIEENEWGKLSKAVAMLGDSPIYFDDTPGISILELRSKARRLKSEKDIGLIIVDYLQLITTPNKNESRQQEIAYITRQIKELARELDIPIIALAQLSRAVESRQDKRPMLSDLRESGEIEQTADIVSFIYRDDYYDPDSENANIAEIIIGKNRNGPTGRVELMFAKHLGRFENLSKRDD; this is encoded by the coding sequence ATGGCAGAGCCTGTTCAACGTATACCACCCCAAAACAGCGAGGCAGAGCAATCAGTACTTGCTGCAATGTTAGTAGATAAAGAATCGCTTTTAACAGGCATAGAAAAACTATTGCCTGAGTATTTTTATAAAGACAATCATCGCCTTATATTTAAGGCGATGATTGAGCTTGAAGAAAACAATCAAGCTGTTGACATAATTACCCTAATTGAGCAGTTGCGTAAAAAAAAGCAGCTTGATGATGCTGGGGGTATTATCTACTTAACAGAAATGAGCTCCTTAGCTCCATTAGTAGGTAATGTAACCGAGTACTGCAGAATAGTGCACGAAAAAGCCATGCTTAGGCATCTTATAACCATAGCTCGTGAACTAGCAGACGAAAGTTTTTCTAATAACGAATTTGATGACATATTAGATAATGCCGAAAAAAAACTATTTGAAATAAGCCAGCAACGAGATACCCGTAGTTATCAAGAAATAAAAGACGTAATTAAAGAGACATTTGCCAGCATTGAAGAAAGCTTTAGAAATAAAGGTAAAATGACTGGTTTAAGAACAGGCTTTACCGACTTTGATGACATGACAAATGGGCTACAGAAAGCAGCACTAATTATAATAGCAGCTCGCCCATCTATGGGTAAATCTGCCCTCATGTTAAATATGGCTCAAAACATAGCACTACGTGAAAAGACTGGCGTAATGATATTTAGCTTAGAGATGCCTAACAACCAATTAGTGCATCGTATGTTATGCTCTGAGGCTAAAATAAACTCCATGAGGGTTCAAAAAGGCTTTATTGAGGAGAATGAATGGGGTAAACTTAGTAAAGCTGTTGCTATGCTTGGAGATTCTCCTATCTATTTTGATGATACCCCTGGTATCTCAATTTTGGAACTGCGAAGCAAAGCCCGTAGGCTAAAATCCGAAAAAGATATTGGCTTAATAATTGTTGACTATTTACAGCTTATTACAACCCCCAATAAAAACGAGAGCCGTCAGCAGGAAATAGCTTATATTACTCGTCAAATAAAAGAGCTAGCTCGGGAGTTAGATATACCTATAATTGCCCTTGCTCAGCTTAGTCGTGCTGTAGAATCACGCCAAGATAAACGGCCCATGTTAAGTGACCTGCGTGAATCAGGAGAGATTGAGCAGACAGCCGACATAGTATCATTTATTTATCGTGATGACTACTACGACCCGGATAGTGAAAACGCTAATATAGCCGAAATAATAATTGGCAAAAACCGAAACGGTCCTACTGGCAGAGTTGAATTAATGTTTGCTAAACACCTAGGAAGATTCGAAAATCTCTCTAAAAGAGATGACTAA